In a single window of the Drosophila subpulchrella strain 33 F10 #4 breed RU33 chromosome X, RU_Dsub_v1.1 Primary Assembly, whole genome shotgun sequence genome:
- the LOC119557923 gene encoding dopamine N-acetyltransferase isoform X2 has translation MEYKMIGPEHCDQVIEHLRHNFFADEPLNKAAGLCQNGSSCAALEDHCAEAIQDRMSVMAVDVKDAGACKIAGVVLNGILKPDDTAKALEKLDSSGDAYFRKIFEMLHKHNLKHNLFEHFDVESMFDVRILSVDSCYRGQGIANELVKRSVAVARKNGFRLMKADATGIFSQKIFRSNGFEVFSEQPYCKYTDENGKVILPVEAPHIKMQLLYKAICGDEQDDNAQTH, from the coding sequence ATGGAGTACAAAATGATAGGACCGGAGCACTGTGACCAGGTGATCGAGCACCTTCGTCACAACTTCTTTGCCGATGAGCCACTGAACAAGGCCGCTGGCCTGTGCCAAAATGGTAGCAGTTGCGCTGCACTTGAAGATCACTGCGCGGAGGCCATACAGGATCGGATGAGCGTGATGGCTGTGGACGTAAAAGATGCGGGAGCCTGCAAAATAGCAGGCGTTGTCCTAAATGGCATCTTGAAACCGGACGACACGGCCAAAGCGCTGGAAAAACTCGACTCATCTGGCGATGCATATTTCCGGAAGATCTTCGAGATGCTGCACAAGCACAATCTCAAGCACAATCTCTTCGAGCATTTCGATGTGGAGTCCATGTTTGATGTGCGCATACTATCGGTGGACTCTTGCTATCGTGGCCAGGGCATTGCCAATGAGCTGGTGAAGCGATCTGTGGCAGTGGCCAGAAAGAACGGCTTCCGTCTGATGAAAGCCGATGCCACTGGCATCTTCTCCCAGAAGATTTTCCGCTCCAATGGATTCGAGGTCTTCTCGGAGCAACCTTACTGCAAATATACAGATGAGAACGGCAAGGTGATCTTGCCTGTTGAGGCGCCGCACATCAAGATGCAGCTCCTCTACAAAGCGATCTGTGGCGATGAACAGGATGATAATGCGCAGACGCATTAA